The stretch of DNA CCATCGCCTTCGTCAGCTGCGGGTCGCCTTCAAGCAGGACGCGTTTGGCGTCGCCGACGCCAAACTTGTTGTAGTAAATCTCGTATTTGATGGCGCGCTTGGTGTTGTCGCGATTGTCCTGGAAGTCCTTGTCGCTGAATTCCACGCCGCGCTTCATCGCATATTGCTTGAACTCATTCAGCATGGCGTCGGAAATCTGGAAGGTGGATTCATCGATCGCCGGATTCTTCGCAAGGAAGTCGCGGACGAAGGTGTAAACCACCGGCTTCGACGCGAGATTGATCTGGAAGTCATTCGCCTTCGGCTCTTCCACAACGTAATCGGGAGTGATACCGCCGCCGCCATAAACGATCCGGCCGGTATCGGAGTGCTTGATGTCGTCTTTCTTCGGAGGCGTCGTTTCGCGGTGATTGTAATAATCGAACTGGGAAATCTGCGAATAGTCGCGCTGAATCAGACGGCCGCTCGGCGTGTACCACTTCTGCGTGGTGAGCGCGAGGCCGGCGCCTTTGCTCAACGGATAGACCGATTGCACCAGGCCTTTGCCGAAGCTGGTCTGGCCGACGATCAACGCGCGATCATGATCCTGAAGCGCTCCCGATACGATCTCCGCCGCGCTGGCGCTTTGCGGATTGATCAGGACGACCATCGGGAACGTGTTATCCGGATTCGCTTTCTGCGAAGCGTACGGCTTGTTCGAACCGCGCGTGCGGCCGCGGGTTTCGACGATCAACTGTCCCTTCTGCAGGAAAGTTTCGCCGACTTCAATGGCTTCCTGAAGCAGTCCGCCGGGGTTGTTGCGGAGGTCGAAGACCAGTCCTTCGAGGTCCTTGCCGTCTTCCTTCCTGGACTCGTCGCGCAATTTCTTGAGCGCGTCGCGCAGTTCCTGTCCCGTA from Terriglobia bacterium encodes:
- a CDS encoding S41 family peptidase — protein: MKFRPSRAILFLVLVLMISAVVGGVFGGQARATTKGEEDADTAVKHFTNILGLVEENYATDVDSDKAVYGAIDGMLRTLDPHSKFFDPKAFASLREDQRGKYYGLGITVTVRFDKVTVVSPPFADSPAEKVGLRVGDVISQINGEPTTGMDLNDVVNKLKGPKGTSVKIKVMRAGVDEPIEMNPIRGEISKFTINTAFLIRPHVGYINLESFAETTGQELRDALKKLRDESRKEDGKDLEGLVFDLRNNPGGLLQEAIEVGETFLQKGQLIVETRGRTRGSNKPYASQKANPDNTFPMVVLINPQSASAAEIVSGALQDHDRALIVGQTSFGKGLVQSVYPLSKGAGLALTTQKWYTPSGRLIQRDYSQISQFDYYNHRETTPPKKDDIKHSDTGRIVYGGGGITPDYVVEEPKANDFQINLASKPVVYTFVRDFLAKNPAIDESTFQISDAMLNEFKQYAMKRGVEFSDKDFQDNRDNTKRAIKYEIYYNKFGVGDAKRVLLEGDPQLTKAMDLLPEAKDLASKARRQIAEKR